Part of the Bradysia coprophila strain Holo2 unplaced genomic scaffold, BU_Bcop_v1 contig_216, whole genome shotgun sequence genome, AGGTCTTTACTACACGTTCGCCTTGGTTTACTTCTCGGCCAGTTATCGGCTGACCAGtgtaaatttcaccaaacagTGGATAGCCGGTCAATGCATCACAGGCCCACCAAACTTTGATACCATATTTTGCAGGTTTATTTGGCATGTATTGGGTAAATCGTGTTCTGCCTCTGTACGAATATAGCTGTTCATCAACTGTGACAAATTCGGAGGCGTCGAAGTTTGCGAACAAATTAGCATTTAACATCCCAAATAGCTTGGAAACCGGTGCTGCTTTATCGGTTTGTAGTCGCTCTTCCCTTGTATTAAAATCATCGAATCTTAAAAATCTCGATATTTCTTTGAACCGGTTTTTGCCGATGCAGGCTCGATAAAGCGGATGAGAATAATCCTTGAACAACTCCGTCACATGTTCCTTGTTAGAATGATGAACGCCAGAAGTAATGAGAACTGCCAAATATGCATTGAACTCTTCTGTGGTCAAAAGCTTCCACGTCTTCAACGGTTTGTCGGGATGATGTTCGTTTTCcgcatcgaaaatattttttgctttcCGATTCGTTTCGGCAATGATAAGATCTCGCATTTCGTCATCAAAAATTCGATTGAATGTATCGAGAAtggaaagattttttgttgaatctCTGGGCCCACTGGCTATTGGTGGGAATTTTTTCATGCTGCTGGAACAAGTTGGACTTGATGACCATTTCGTTTTGTCCTTACCGTACCAGACATTACCGGCagaattttttgcttttatcgTTTCGTCGTCAATATCGCACTCTTCTTCACTCTCATTGTCACTTAATCCATCATCCGAACTATCACTGTCAGCCCATTCCACTTCAATCTCTTCATCATTATACACATCCTCAACATCAGAATATTCAGCCACTTTCTGATTgcgttttttgattttacataaCACTGGATGATTTGACGGTTTTACACGAACATCCTCAACATCTGAATCATCTTCAGATTCTCCTTCCGAATTGGCTgcgattttgtttaaatactCAATTTGCCGATTGTAATTTAATGCCCGAAACTTTGATCTGGTCGTTGGTGccattttttcgaaatatgaattataaacaataacaaaaataaaatgatttttgctGCAATTCATTCAAAGTCTACTTTGATCATATTTTCATAGAATTCGTTTGGGGAAAGTCGTGGACTCATAAAggttaaacgttgaaattcatcatttggaaaataatcaatttaaacgttgaaattcatcatttggaaaataatcaatttaaacgttgaaattcatcatttggaaaataatcaatttaaacgttgaaattcatcatttggaaaataattaatttaaacgttgaaattcatcatttggaaaataatcaatttaaacgttgaaattcatcatttggaaaataatcaatttaaacgttgaaattcatcatttggaaaataattaatttaaacgttgaaattcatcatttggaaaataatcaatttaaacgttgaaattcatcatttggaaaataatcaatttaaacgttgaaattcatcatttggaaaataattaatttaaacgttgaaattcatcatttggaaaataattaatttaaacgttgaaattcatcatttggaaaataattaatttaaacgttaaaattcatcatttggaaaataattaatttaaacgttgaaattcatcatttggaaaataatcaatttaaacgttgaaattcatcatttggaaaataattaatttaaacgttaaaattcatcatttggaaaataattaatttaaacgttgaaattcatcatttggaaaataattaatttaaacgttaaaattcatcatttggaaaataattaatttaaacgttgaaattcatcatttggaaaataatcaatttaaacgttgaaattcatcatttggaaaataatcaatttaaacgttgaaattcatcatttggaaataattaatttaaacgttaaaattcatcatttggaaaataattaatttaaacgttgaaattcatcatttggaaaataattaatttaaacgttgaaattcatcatttggaaaataattaatttaaacgttaaaattcatcatttggaaaataattaatttaaacgttaaaattcatcatttggaaaataattaatttaaacgttgaaattcatcatttggaaaataattaatttaaacgttaaaattcatcatttggaaaataattaatttaaacgttgaaattcatcatttggaaaataattaatttaaacgttgaaattcatcatttggaaaataattaatttaaacgttgaaattcatcatttggaaaataattaatttaaacgttgaaattcatcatttggaaaataatcaatttaaacgttgaaattcatcatttggaaaataattaatttaaacgttgaaattcatcatttggaaaataatcaatttaaacgttgaaattcatcatttggaaaataatcaatttaaacgttgaaattcatcatttggaaaataatcaatttaaacgttgaaattcatcatttggaaaataattaatttaaacgttgaaattcatcatttggaaaataatcaatttaaacgttgaaattcatcatttggaaaataatcaatttaaacgttgaaattcatcatttggaaaataattaatttaaacgttgaaattcatcatttggaaaataattaatttaaacgttgaaattcatcatttggaaaataattaatttaaacgttaaaattcatcatttggaaaataattaatttaaacgttgaaattcatcatttggaaaataatcaatttaaacgttgaaattcatcatttggaaaataattaatttaaacgttaaaattcatcatttggaaaataattaatttaaacgttgaaattcatcatttggaaaataattaatttaaacgttaaattcatcatttggaaaataattaatttaaacgttgaaattcatcatttggaaaataatcaatttaaacgttgaaattcatcatttggaaaataattcaatttaaacgttgaaattcatcatttggaaaataattaatttaaacgttgaaattcatcatttggaaaataattaatttaaacgtttgaaaattcatcatttggaaaataattaatttaaacgttgaaattcatcatttggaaaataattaatttaaacgttaaaattcatcatttggaaaataattaatttaaacgttgaaattcatcatttggaaaataattaatttaaacgttgaaattcatcatttggaaaataattaatttaaacgttgaaattcatcatttgggaaaataattaatttaaacgttgaaattcatcatttggaaaataattaatttaaacgttgaaattcatcatttggaaaataattaatttaaacgttgaaattcatcatttggaaaataataatttaaacgttgaaattcatcatttggaaaataaattaatttaaaacgttgaaattcatcatttggaaaataattcaatttaaacgttgaaattcatcatttggaaaataatcaatttaaacgttgaaattcatcatttggaaaataatcaatttaaacgttgaaattcatcatttggaaaataattaatttaaacgttgaaattcattgtatcatttggaaaataattcaatttaaacgttgaaattcatcatttggaaaataattcaatttaaacgttgaaattcatcatttggaaaataataatttaaacgttgaaattcatatttggaaaataatcaatttaaacgttgaaattcatcatttggaaaataattaatttaaacgttgaaaattcatcatttggaaaataattaatttaaaacgttgaaattcatcatttggaaataataatttaaacgttaaaacatcatttggaaaataattaatttaaacgttgaaattcatcatttggaaaataattaatttaaacgttgaaattcatcatttggaaaataatcaatttaaacgttgaaatcatcatttaaaataataatttaaattaaaattcatcatttggaaaataattaatttaaacgttaaaattcatcatttggaaaataattcaatttaaacgttgaaattcatcatttggaaaataattcaatttaaacgttgaaattcatcatttggaaaataattaatttaaaacgtttaaaattcatcatttggaaaataattaatttaaacgttgaaaattcatcatttggaaaataattaatttaaacgttgaaattcatcatttggaaaataattaatttaaacgttaaaattcatcatttggaaaataattaatttaaacgtgaaaatataatttggaaaataattaatttaaacgttgaaaattcatcaattttggaaaataattaatttaaacgttaaaattcatcatttggaaaataattaatttaaacgttgaaaattcatcatttggaaaaataataatttaaacgtttgaaattcatcatttggaaaataattaatttaaacgttgaaattcatcatttggaaaataattaatttaaacgttaaaattcatcatttggaaaaataattaatttaaacgttgaaattcatcatttggaaaataattaattctaaacgttgaaattcatcatttggaaaataatcaatttaaacgttgaaattcatcatttggaaaataattcaatttaaacgttgaaaattcatcatttggaaaataattaatttaaacgttgaaattcatcatttgaaaataattaatttaaacgattcatatttggaaaataattatttaaacgttaaattcatcatttggaaaa contains:
- the LOC119075497 gene encoding piggyBac transposable element-derived protein 1-like, which produces MAPTTRSKFRALNYNRQIEYLNKIAANSEGESEDDSDVEDVRVKPSNHPVLCKIKKRNQKVAEYSDVEDVYNDEEIEVEWADSDSSDDGLSDNESEEECDIDDETIKAKNSAGNVWYGKDKTKWSSSPTCSSSMKKFPPIASGPRDSTKNLSILDTFNRIFDDEMRDLIIAETNRKAKNIFDAENEHHPDKPLKTWKLLTTEEFNAYLAVLITSGVHHSNKEHVTELFKDYSHPLYRACIGKNRFKEISRFLRFDDFNTREERLQTDKAAPVSKLFGMLNANLFANFDASEFVTVDEQLYSYRGRTRFTQYMPNKPAKYGIKVWWACDALTGYPLFGEIYTGQPITGREVNQGERVVKTLATKFKDTGRNIVTDNFFTTLPLAKSLADWNLTLVGTIKKNKTCIPKEMLADKTREPLSTLFGFHENVTLCSYVPKKNKAVTLISTLHNTKTISDDEKKKPEIIKHYNRTKGGVDLMDKMAGAFSVQRKTLRWPVSFFYNIIDLAGLAAYIIYKANNPAFGSN